A single genomic interval of Spirosoma taeanense harbors:
- a CDS encoding TonB-dependent receptor plug domain-containing protein, with amino-acid sequence MPLQRLPAQTQRDNFLNALQGRVAGVQVATTSGLPGSSSQVIIRGVNSISGNNQPLYVIDEMPIDNN; translated from the coding sequence ATGCCGCTACAGAGGTTGCCGGCCCAGACCCAGCGTGATAACTTCCTGAACGCCCTGCAGGGGCGCGTAGCGGGTGTGCAAGTGGCTACCACGAGTGGTCTACCGGGGTCGTCGTCGCAGGTGATTATCCGGGGGGTCAACTCCATCAGTGGCAACAACCAGCCGCTGTACGTCATTGACGAGATGCCGATTGATAACAACTGA
- a CDS encoding BamA/TamA family outer membrane protein: protein MRVQYALFLTLFTFFRWVVLYAQPADSVKKPVSIFPFPIVYYTPETRFAYGAVLSTTFRFRRDFRLLRQDSARLKLPGTDWPRPSNIQLLGAYTQNKQILLFVPFQLFYDHNQYYVYGEAGYYQYSYNFYGVGLREVPAENYAVNYPRIRLNALRRIWPHLYAGLRYEYENYRITSVKPGGLLASGTVPGGSGGRMAGGGTGLFYDTRDNVFYPTRGFLADLSYLAHGQLVGSEFRFNRYVADLSSYFKLNHRAILAVNYVVSITGGLAPFSALSLLGGGRRLRGYYEGRYRDKNMTLLQAEGRFTIWKRLTAVAFGGIGFMGDDNQLFRLNAPKGAYGAGLRFRMNNDGLNIRADYGFGKQSTGLYLTIGEAF, encoded by the coding sequence ATGCGAGTCCAGTACGCCCTGTTTCTGACGCTGTTTACGTTTTTCCGGTGGGTTGTCCTGTACGCTCAGCCGGCTGATTCGGTTAAGAAACCGGTCAGTATTTTCCCGTTTCCTATCGTTTACTATACGCCCGAAACACGCTTTGCCTACGGAGCTGTTTTATCGACCACATTTCGGTTCCGGCGTGATTTTCGGCTTCTTCGGCAGGATTCCGCCCGCCTGAAGCTGCCCGGCACTGACTGGCCCCGCCCCTCCAACATTCAGCTTCTGGGCGCTTATACCCAGAATAAACAGATTCTGCTGTTTGTACCCTTCCAGCTTTTTTATGACCACAACCAGTATTACGTCTATGGCGAAGCTGGTTACTACCAGTACAGCTATAATTTCTATGGTGTAGGCCTGCGTGAGGTTCCGGCTGAAAACTACGCGGTAAACTACCCCCGCATCCGGCTGAATGCCCTGCGACGAATCTGGCCCCATCTCTATGCTGGCTTACGCTACGAATACGAAAACTACAGGATTACGTCGGTCAAGCCGGGTGGTCTGCTGGCCAGCGGAACTGTGCCCGGCGGATCGGGCGGCCGAATGGCGGGTGGCGGCACCGGCCTTTTCTACGATACACGCGACAACGTATTTTACCCGACTCGCGGCTTTCTTGCCGATTTATCTTACCTGGCTCACGGCCAGCTAGTTGGCAGCGAGTTTAGATTTAATCGGTACGTGGCCGATCTTTCTTCCTATTTTAAACTTAACCACCGGGCAATCCTGGCGGTTAACTATGTCGTAAGTATAACCGGTGGTCTGGCGCCCTTTAGTGCTCTTTCACTGCTGGGCGGAGGCCGACGTCTGCGGGGCTATTATGAAGGCCGATACCGGGATAAAAACATGACCCTGCTGCAGGCAGAAGGTCGGTTCACGATCTGGAAGCGCTTGACGGCGGTGGCCTTTGGGGGCATCGGTTTCATGGGCGACGACAATCAATTGTTCCGGCTTAATGCACCGAAAGGTGCTTACGGAGCAGGTTTACGATTTCGCATGAACAACGACGGACTGAATATTCGGGCCGATTACGGTTTTGGAAAACAGTCAACCGGCCTTTATCTGACCATTGGCGAGGCTTTCTGA
- a CDS encoding TIGR04283 family arsenosugar biosynthesis glycosyltransferase has product MTLSVIIPALNEADNIGQLVRDLQTCGHNQLADILVVDGGSTDNTVEQARQAGARVVLSPQTGRANQMNYGAELTSGEILYFVHADVRVHPDFVQDIRQSVAQGNDAGCYRFRFASSHPLLRLNSYGTRFSGLMSRGGDQTLFITRTLFNRLAGFRERYVIMEDFDMIARIRAVARFCIIPKDVIVSARKYKANSWLRVQLANLTAFGLFFMNVSPVRIAQTYRRMLK; this is encoded by the coding sequence ATGACGCTAAGTGTGATCATACCAGCCCTGAACGAAGCCGACAATATTGGCCAGCTCGTGCGCGACCTGCAAACATGCGGTCATAACCAGTTGGCGGATATACTCGTAGTCGACGGCGGCAGTACTGATAACACGGTCGAGCAGGCCCGGCAGGCGGGTGCGCGGGTGGTTTTGTCTCCTCAGACCGGCCGGGCTAACCAGATGAACTATGGAGCAGAGCTGACTTCGGGCGAAATTCTGTATTTCGTTCATGCCGACGTGCGGGTTCACCCGGATTTTGTGCAGGACATCCGCCAGTCGGTCGCTCAGGGTAATGATGCGGGCTGTTACCGATTCCGGTTTGCTTCGTCTCATCCTCTCCTGCGGTTAAACAGCTACGGAACCCGTTTCTCTGGTTTGATGAGCCGCGGGGGCGATCAGACCCTGTTCATTACCCGTACTCTCTTCAACCGGCTGGCGGGCTTTCGGGAGCGGTACGTCATTATGGAAGATTTTGACATGATTGCCCGGATACGGGCAGTGGCCCGGTTCTGTATCATTCCCAAGGATGTGATCGTTTCGGCCCGAAAATACAAAGCCAACAGCTGGCTACGGGTACAACTGGCCAACCTGACCGCTTTTGGGCTTTTTTTCATGAATGTTTCTCCTGTTCGCATCGCGCAGACTTACAGGCGAATGCTTAAATAA
- a CDS encoding NAD-dependent epimerase/dehydratase family protein, whose amino-acid sequence MKTVLVTGANGFLGGHLCRELLRRGYAVRAFIRPDSDRRALNDLPIDIWTGDLRDTTNVRAAIYGCDYVIHAGAMTQVNPARSRLVMDINVGGTAAVLAASVQAKIERLVFVGTANVFGFGTKKKPGDERFPYMGKRYGLDYMDSKRMATDLVLKAVRDEQLPAVLVHPTFMLGPLDYKLTSNALLLALYRGEVMGVPIGGKNYVHVDDVAAATVNALSLGRIGQSYILGHENLSYREAFTLMAGVMNVRPPVLPVPVPLASAIGRASDWKQQLTGQPAQLNSAMTAVASDGHYFNVTKAIHELDLPQTPVRVAVEEAFHWFRTNGCLVSN is encoded by the coding sequence ATGAAAACAGTGCTGGTGACGGGGGCAAATGGCTTTCTGGGCGGGCATCTATGTCGGGAACTGCTCCGGCGGGGGTATGCCGTGCGCGCGTTTATCCGACCCGACAGCGACCGGCGCGCACTTAACGATCTGCCTATCGATATCTGGACCGGCGATCTGCGCGACACGACCAACGTGAGGGCGGCCATCTACGGTTGCGACTATGTGATTCATGCAGGGGCCATGACCCAGGTAAACCCGGCCCGCTCACGACTGGTTATGGATATTAATGTTGGCGGAACGGCGGCCGTACTGGCCGCTTCTGTCCAGGCTAAAATCGAGCGACTTGTTTTCGTCGGCACGGCGAACGTATTTGGTTTTGGAACAAAAAAGAAGCCCGGCGATGAGCGGTTTCCGTACATGGGCAAACGTTACGGTCTGGACTACATGGACAGCAAGCGGATGGCTACCGACCTGGTTCTGAAGGCCGTGCGGGATGAGCAGCTGCCCGCCGTGCTGGTCCACCCGACTTTCATGCTGGGGCCACTGGACTATAAACTCACGTCGAATGCGCTCCTGCTGGCGCTGTACCGGGGTGAGGTTATGGGCGTTCCGATAGGCGGCAAAAACTATGTTCATGTTGATGATGTAGCCGCAGCCACGGTCAATGCGCTGAGCCTGGGCCGGATCGGCCAATCCTATATCCTGGGACACGAAAACCTAAGTTATAGAGAAGCGTTTACCCTAATGGCCGGCGTGATGAACGTCAGGCCCCCTGTATTACCCGTTCCGGTTCCGCTGGCCTCGGCGATTGGAAGAGCCAGCGACTGGAAACAGCAGTTAACCGGCCAGCCAGCTCAGCTTAACTCGGCCATGACGGCCGTTGCCAGCGACGGCCATTATTTCAACGTGACGAAAGCAATTCATGAACTTGACTTACCCCAAACCCCCGTCCGGGTCGCCGTCGAAGAAGCCTTCCACTGGTTTCGTACCAACGGCTGCCTCGTCAGTAACTGA
- a CDS encoding SDR family oxidoreductase has product MSGTVRGNLIGKVAIVTGSESGIGRETARALCQQGAQVVLNGLHPERLEQTQCELRQAGYSVVSCLADVTDYSQCETIVETAIRSYGRIDILITNASISMRAYFSDLRPEVFRRILDSNVYGSVYPLKAALPYLTASAGCVTFISSISALNGMPSGSAYCAGKAALVNLAHTLRLELYPTGIHLGVIHIGFTANDPDKRVLNATGQPVPIAYRNPRWQMTQAEVAQAILRHIRQRRQKTILSPAGKLNYYMNRYFPQLADRIVLWTMKHWARFYE; this is encoded by the coding sequence GTGTCCGGCACCGTCCGGGGTAATCTGATCGGCAAGGTCGCCATCGTCACGGGTTCAGAGTCGGGGATTGGCCGGGAAACGGCCCGCGCGCTCTGCCAGCAGGGGGCTCAGGTGGTGCTCAACGGGCTGCATCCGGAACGGCTGGAACAAACGCAGTGTGAACTGCGCCAGGCGGGCTATTCGGTGGTCAGTTGTCTGGCCGACGTAACGGACTACAGCCAGTGCGAAACGATAGTTGAAACGGCGATTCGCAGTTACGGACGCATCGATATCCTCATCACAAACGCCAGCATTTCCATGCGGGCTTACTTCTCCGACCTGCGCCCCGAAGTTTTTCGGCGCATTCTGGACAGCAATGTTTATGGATCGGTTTACCCCCTCAAAGCAGCGTTGCCTTACCTTACGGCATCGGCAGGCTGCGTTACGTTCATTTCCAGTATCTCGGCGCTGAACGGTATGCCCAGCGGGTCGGCTTACTGCGCCGGCAAAGCCGCGCTTGTCAACCTGGCCCATACGCTCCGGCTCGAACTCTACCCCACGGGCATTCACCTGGGGGTTATCCATATCGGCTTTACGGCTAACGACCCCGACAAGCGCGTGCTCAACGCTACCGGCCAGCCCGTGCCGATTGCCTACCGGAATCCACGGTGGCAAATGACCCAGGCCGAGGTCGCGCAGGCTATTCTGCGGCATATCCGTCAGCGTCGGCAAAAAACGATCCTGTCGCCGGCGGGTAAACTGAACTACTATATGAACCGCTATTTCCCCCAGCTGGCCGATCGGATTGTGCTCTGGACCATGAAGCACTGGGCACGGTTCTATGAATAA
- a CDS encoding glycosyltransferase family 9 protein, which translates to MITATNPPRFLIIQTAFIGDVILATALLEQLHRLQPDAVLDVLVRKGNESLLANHPFIGEVLIWDKKGGKYRDLLRLIRLVRARRYDAVLNLQRFGATGLLTALSQAGVTVGFAKNPFSRFFTYKIEHRIEPGIHEVDRNAGFLRPFKFAPTVLERVRPKLYPSPADYDAIKAYQDRPYICLAPTSVWFTKQYPTDRWAELIARFPQDTTIYLLGAPSDAPACDAIIALSKRTGGIQNLAGKLSLLQSAALQQGARMNYVNDSAPLHLCSAMNAPTTAIFCSTVPEFGFGPLADVSRTVETLEPLDCKPCTLHGRSACPLGHFRCAWSISVAELAELE; encoded by the coding sequence ATGATAACCGCAACCAATCCGCCCCGGTTCCTGATTATTCAAACCGCTTTCATCGGTGATGTGATTCTGGCAACGGCGCTTCTCGAACAGCTTCACCGCCTGCAGCCCGACGCGGTTTTAGACGTGCTGGTGCGCAAAGGTAACGAGAGCCTGCTGGCTAACCACCCGTTCATTGGCGAGGTGCTGATCTGGGATAAGAAAGGCGGTAAGTACCGGGATTTATTACGTTTGATCCGGCTCGTTCGGGCGCGCCGGTACGATGCTGTTCTCAATCTCCAGCGCTTTGGGGCCACTGGTTTGTTAACGGCCCTGTCGCAGGCGGGTGTGACCGTTGGCTTCGCCAAGAACCCATTCTCGCGTTTCTTTACCTATAAGATAGAGCACCGGATCGAGCCGGGCATTCATGAGGTAGACCGTAATGCTGGTTTTCTGCGCCCATTTAAGTTTGCGCCAACCGTCCTGGAGCGCGTGCGCCCTAAACTATACCCATCTCCGGCCGACTATGACGCTATAAAAGCCTACCAAGATCGACCTTACATCTGTCTGGCGCCGACCTCGGTCTGGTTTACCAAACAGTACCCTACCGATCGCTGGGCCGAGCTGATCGCCCGTTTTCCGCAGGACACGACAATATACCTGCTGGGGGCGCCATCTGACGCTCCGGCCTGCGATGCCATTATCGCCCTGTCCAAACGAACAGGAGGTATTCAGAATCTGGCTGGAAAGCTAAGTTTGTTGCAGTCGGCGGCTCTGCAGCAGGGCGCACGGATGAATTACGTCAATGATTCAGCACCCCTGCACCTTTGTTCGGCCATGAACGCTCCTACGACGGCGATATTCTGCTCAACCGTACCCGAGTTCGGATTTGGCCCGCTGGCCGACGTATCGCGGACTGTAGAAACGCTTGAACCACTCGACTGTAAACCCTGTACCCTGCATGGTCGGTCGGCCTGCCCACTGGGGCATTTTCGCTGCGCCTGGAGCATCTCAGTGGCTGAGCTTGCGGAACTGGAATAA
- a CDS encoding M16 family metallopeptidase produces the protein MEDYEVYTLPNGIRIAHKQIPHTQIAHCGVMLDIGSRDEQPHQQGLAHFWEHMAFKGTEKRKSYHIITRLETVGGELNAYTTKEKVCFHASVLAAHFEKAAELLADITFHSVFPEKQIERERGVILEEMAMYYDSPEDAIQDDFDELVFPNHALGGNILGTAETVSSFGREDLQRFIAENYDTSRIVFASVSNLPFRQVVKVAEKYFRDVPTQYSARRRQTPTDYLPRQTRVERPITQAQCALGRPAYGLTDPRRLPFFMLVNLLGGPGMNSRLNLNLREKYGLVYSIDASYTPYLDTGFLGIYFGTDPKKVEKAHALIMKELKRLREQPLTTLQLHQTKEQLIGQLAMAEESNNSFMLMMAKSLLDINRVEALNDIFNDIKAVTASQLQDMAQEAFVEDQFSSLTFVPEK, from the coding sequence ATGGAAGATTACGAAGTTTATACCTTACCCAACGGAATTCGGATTGCTCACAAACAAATACCGCATACGCAGATTGCCCACTGCGGTGTTATGCTTGATATCGGGAGCCGCGATGAGCAACCCCATCAGCAGGGACTGGCTCATTTTTGGGAACATATGGCTTTCAAAGGTACGGAGAAACGCAAATCCTACCACATCATTACCCGTTTAGAAACGGTGGGGGGTGAATTAAACGCATATACGACTAAAGAGAAAGTCTGTTTCCATGCATCGGTACTGGCCGCTCATTTCGAGAAAGCGGCCGAACTGCTGGCCGACATTACGTTCCATTCGGTTTTCCCGGAAAAACAGATTGAACGCGAACGGGGGGTGATTCTCGAAGAAATGGCGATGTATTACGATTCGCCCGAAGACGCCATCCAGGACGATTTCGACGAGCTGGTTTTCCCGAACCACGCCCTGGGCGGGAATATTCTCGGTACAGCCGAAACGGTCAGTTCGTTCGGGCGCGAAGACCTGCAACGGTTCATTGCCGAAAACTACGACACCAGCCGGATCGTGTTTGCGTCGGTGAGTAATCTGCCGTTCCGGCAGGTGGTTAAGGTCGCCGAAAAATATTTCCGCGACGTGCCCACGCAGTACTCGGCCCGCCGACGCCAGACGCCCACGGATTATCTGCCGCGCCAGACCCGCGTGGAGCGGCCCATCACCCAGGCTCAGTGCGCTCTGGGTCGGCCCGCTTATGGCCTCACCGATCCGCGACGGCTGCCGTTCTTTATGCTCGTGAATCTGCTCGGCGGCCCCGGCATGAACTCCCGGCTCAACCTGAATCTGCGCGAGAAATACGGTCTGGTGTATTCAATCGATGCTAGCTATACGCCTTATCTGGATACGGGCTTTCTGGGTATTTATTTCGGGACCGATCCAAAGAAAGTAGAGAAAGCCCACGCCTTGATCATGAAGGAACTGAAACGGCTGCGCGAACAGCCGCTCACGACGCTGCAGTTGCACCAGACGAAAGAACAGCTGATTGGGCAACTGGCGATGGCCGAAGAAAGCAACAACAGCTTCATGCTGATGATGGCCAAGAGCCTGCTCGACATCAACCGCGTCGAAGCCCTGAACGATATTTTCAACGACATCAAGGCCGTTACGGCCAGTCAGCTGCAGGATATGGCGCAGGAAGCCTTCGTGGAAGATCAGTTCAGTTCGCTCACCTTCGTGCCGGAGAAATAG
- a CDS encoding nucleotide pyrophosphohydrolase, translating to MTLRDAQDTVDDWIKTVGVRYFNELTNMAMLTEEVGEVARIIARRYGEQSEKESDKHKDLGDEMADVLWVLLCLANQTGVDLTEAFRKNLEKKNIRDATRHRDNEKLK from the coding sequence ATGACGTTACGCGACGCGCAGGACACCGTTGACGACTGGATCAAAACCGTTGGCGTTCGGTACTTCAACGAACTGACCAACATGGCCATGCTGACCGAAGAGGTTGGCGAAGTGGCCCGCATCATTGCCCGGCGCTACGGTGAGCAGTCCGAAAAAGAATCCGACAAACATAAAGACCTGGGCGATGAGATGGCCGATGTACTTTGGGTTCTGCTCTGTCTGGCCAACCAGACTGGCGTTGATCTGACGGAAGCCTTTCGGAAAAATCTAGAGAAAAAGAATATCCGCGATGCAACCCGGCACCGCGACAATGAAAAGTTGAAATAA
- a CDS encoding VCBS repeat-containing protein: MNYRLTLLSIFIGGAMACQTGSKPDLLFTPIRSAESGITFNNQIHPFENDTLNANTYDPMYNGAGVGVGDFDRDGRQDVFFAGNRVTSRLYLNRTTSGSQTFRFEDVTTNAGVTTTSWCTGVSVADVNQDGWPDIYVSVAGPDTSRAVRHNLLFINQGVRSAGAKRDSLPTFREMAAEYGLADSGMNTQAAFFDYDRDGDLDCYILNNAVERTGRNTIRPRRLNGEGPSTDRLYRCDGAGNQSTQSSNQRSVHYTDVSREAGILAEGYGLGLTIADLNEDGWPDIYCANDFLSNDIVYINNRNGGVGGPAFTNRAATYFKHTSYNSMGVDIQDINNDTRPDVMVVDMLPESNARQKMMLIKTNWEFFHLARQQGYQDEYVRNTLQLNQGVAPDGQPVFSEIGQLAGVFRTDWSWAPLLADFDNDGFKDLFVTNGYRRDITNLDYVAYLNSQASSFGRLVAGGSSQKQTLAELYKLPDVKLHNYLFRNNGGNLTFEDKSEDWGLGEPTYSNGAAYADLDNDGDLDLVVNNMDDEAGLYRNETVQPDKPITRHSIRLQLPADAHGLGAQVRVRTPDGMMQTVEVHPVRGYASSIEPFVHTGLDKHTTATVSVRWADGTYQELGSLTADRLHRITYQPTLASPPAPAVTPTLFSTLDAAAVGLTFRHRESVLNDFERTPLLPQVYGKNSPALAIADADGNGLDDVFVGADPEQTRSLFLQTSPGRFTERVQGANDLEDMGSLFFDADGDGDQDLYVVSGGSQQPDSSAVYQDRLYLNDGTGKLTRSAGALPITTSSGSCVVAADFDGDGDLDLFRAGRVKVGQYPMAPRSYLFRNDQVQGMARFTDVTDQLAPGLRTLGMICAALWTDYDNDADPDLLLAGEFMPITLLKNTHGKLAAERITLAGEQPQSGLWNSLTGADFDRDGDIDYLVGNLGQNTRYRVSADQPLRLYAKDFDGNGQLDPILTHYLQGEEHIAPIRDVLNDQMPTFARKRFTSFQAYANRSFKQAFDRNDLDGATVLTADELSSCYLENKGKGQFALHPLPMLAQVSPVFGMQTGDFNGDGLTDALLVGNSYASETYSGWYDAGRGCLLLGDGQGHFRAVSPDVAGIHADQDAKALAAISIGEELWYLVSNNNGPVQLLKPKTPVKPQPARPQERYRLVKHRDGRTQRVEFYWGSGYLSQSSK; this comes from the coding sequence ATGAATTACCGGCTTACGTTGTTAAGTATTTTTATCGGGGGCGCAATGGCCTGTCAGACCGGCTCTAAACCCGACCTCTTGTTTACGCCCATCCGTTCGGCCGAGTCCGGCATTACGTTCAATAACCAGATTCATCCGTTTGAGAACGATACGCTCAACGCCAATACGTACGATCCGATGTACAATGGCGCGGGTGTAGGCGTGGGCGACTTTGACCGCGACGGTCGGCAGGATGTGTTCTTTGCTGGGAACCGGGTAACGAGTCGGCTGTATCTGAATCGAACAACGAGCGGTTCGCAAACCTTTCGGTTCGAGGACGTAACGACAAACGCGGGCGTAACGACAACGAGCTGGTGTACGGGCGTATCGGTGGCCGACGTCAATCAGGATGGCTGGCCGGATATTTACGTTAGTGTTGCCGGTCCGGATACCAGCCGGGCGGTTCGGCATAATCTGCTGTTCATCAATCAGGGCGTACGGTCTGCCGGCGCAAAGCGGGATTCGCTACCAACTTTTCGCGAGATGGCTGCTGAGTATGGCCTGGCCGACAGCGGTATGAACACCCAGGCCGCTTTTTTTGACTACGACCGCGATGGCGACCTGGACTGTTATATTCTGAACAATGCTGTGGAGCGCACCGGCCGGAACACTATCCGGCCCCGGCGTCTGAACGGGGAAGGCCCCAGCACCGACCGGCTGTATCGCTGCGATGGCGCAGGCAACCAATCGACCCAATCCTCAAACCAACGCTCGGTACACTACACGGACGTATCCCGCGAGGCCGGTATCCTGGCCGAGGGCTATGGACTGGGATTGACCATTGCAGATCTGAACGAAGATGGCTGGCCCGATATCTATTGCGCCAACGATTTTCTGTCGAACGACATCGTGTATATCAACAATCGCAACGGCGGGGTTGGCGGTCCTGCCTTTACGAACCGGGCGGCTACGTATTTCAAGCACACCAGCTACAACAGCATGGGGGTTGATATTCAGGACATCAACAATGATACCCGCCCCGATGTCATGGTGGTGGATATGCTACCTGAGTCCAACGCGCGCCAGAAGATGATGCTCATCAAGACCAACTGGGAGTTTTTTCATCTGGCGCGTCAGCAGGGGTACCAGGACGAGTACGTTCGCAACACGCTGCAGCTGAATCAGGGCGTCGCGCCGGATGGGCAGCCGGTGTTCAGCGAGATTGGGCAGCTGGCGGGCGTATTCCGCACCGACTGGAGCTGGGCACCCCTACTCGCTGACTTTGACAACGACGGCTTTAAGGACCTGTTCGTGACGAATGGCTACCGGCGCGATATCACCAACCTCGATTACGTCGCTTACCTCAATAGCCAGGCGTCGAGCTTTGGTCGGCTGGTGGCCGGGGGCAGCTCTCAAAAGCAAACGCTGGCGGAGTTGTATAAACTGCCGGACGTTAAACTGCACAACTACCTATTCCGGAACAACGGCGGAAATCTGACCTTCGAAGACAAGTCGGAAGACTGGGGACTGGGCGAGCCGACCTATTCGAACGGAGCTGCCTATGCCGATCTGGATAACGATGGTGATCTGGATCTGGTCGTTAACAACATGGACGACGAGGCCGGGCTATATCGTAACGAAACGGTGCAGCCCGATAAGCCAATCACCCGGCATTCAATTCGTCTACAGCTGCCCGCCGATGCGCATGGGCTGGGAGCGCAGGTCCGCGTCCGCACGCCCGACGGCATGATGCAAACCGTAGAGGTGCATCCAGTACGGGGCTACGCATCATCAATAGAGCCGTTTGTTCACACTGGTTTGGATAAGCATACGACCGCAACCGTCTCGGTGCGCTGGGCCGATGGCACGTATCAGGAACTCGGTTCGCTCACCGCCGACCGGCTGCATCGGATAACTTACCAGCCTACGTTGGCTTCACCCCCAGCTCCGGCTGTAACGCCAACATTGTTTTCCACCCTCGACGCAGCGGCAGTCGGGCTGACCTTCCGGCATCGGGAATCAGTCCTGAACGACTTTGAACGAACGCCCCTGCTGCCGCAGGTGTACGGCAAGAACAGCCCTGCGCTGGCCATTGCCGATGCCGACGGAAACGGTCTCGACGACGTATTTGTCGGAGCCGATCCGGAGCAGACGCGCAGTTTGTTTCTGCAAACCAGCCCCGGTCGGTTTACCGAACGCGTTCAGGGCGCGAACGACCTGGAAGATATGGGGTCGCTGTTTTTCGATGCCGACGGCGACGGCGATCAGGATTTATACGTGGTCAGCGGGGGCAGCCAGCAGCCCGACAGCAGCGCCGTGTATCAGGATCGGCTCTACCTCAACGACGGTACGGGTAAATTAACGCGGTCAGCGGGCGCTTTGCCCATAACCACTTCGTCCGGCTCGTGCGTAGTCGCTGCCGATTTTGACGGTGACGGGGATCTGGATCTGTTTCGAGCCGGGCGCGTTAAAGTAGGCCAGTATCCGATGGCCCCGCGCAGTTACCTGTTTCGAAACGATCAGGTTCAGGGTATGGCCCGGTTCACCGACGTAACCGATCAACTGGCACCCGGTTTACGGACGCTGGGTATGATTTGCGCGGCTCTGTGGACCGATTACGATAACGACGCTGACCCCGACCTGTTGCTGGCTGGCGAGTTCATGCCCATAACGCTGCTCAAAAATACCCACGGAAAACTGGCAGCCGAACGGATAACGTTGGCCGGTGAGCAACCCCAGTCTGGTTTATGGAATTCGCTGACGGGGGCTGATTTTGACCGCGACGGCGACATTGATTACCTCGTAGGTAACCTTGGCCAGAACACGCGCTACCGGGTGTCTGCCGATCAGCCCCTGCGGCTTTACGCCAAAGACTTCGACGGAAATGGTCAGCTCGATCCAATCCTGACCCATTATTTACAGGGTGAAGAACATATTGCTCCCATCCGCGATGTCTTGAACGACCAGATGCCGACGTTTGCCCGCAAACGCTTCACCAGTTTTCAGGCTTATGCGAATCGGAGTTTTAAGCAGGCGTTCGATCGCAATGATCTGGATGGCGCTACCGTCCTGACCGCCGATGAACTCAGCAGTTGTTACCTGGAAAACAAAGGCAAAGGCCAGTTTGCGCTTCATCCGCTGCCGATGTTGGCGCAGGTATCGCCCGTGTTCGGGATGCAGACCGGCGACTTTAATGGCGACGGACTGACCGATGCCCTACTGGTGGGCAATTCCTACGCATCGGAGACGTACTCAGGCTGGTACGATGCCGGGCGGGGTTGTCTGCTGCTAGGCGATGGACAGGGCCATTTTCGCGCCGTTTCACCCGACGTAGCGGGCATCCACGCCGATCAGGACGCCAAAGCCCTCGCGGCTATCTCGATAGGAGAGGAACTCTGGTATCTGGTTTCCAATAATAACGGCCCGGTTCAGCTCCTCAAACCAAAGACACCTGTTAAGCCCCAGCCCGCCCGGCCGCAAGAGCGCTACCGGCTGGTCAAACACCGCGACGGCCGGACGCAGCGGGTAGAGTTTTACTGGGGCTCCGGGTACCTCAGCCAGTCATCAAAATAA
- a CDS encoding RNA polymerase sigma factor — protein sequence MDSLLNYQQATDAQIWDDFLLGNKLAYSFMYEKYARALYNYGYKIAQNRQLTEDCLQDLFLAILETRERLGHTDSIKFYLMRSLRRDIVRKLNSQHRFLDEPNHEIDFKIEFYYEPTWLDSQISKERSEAVLHELNQLPARQKEALFLKFFDNLSYDEIAGIMGIETTSAYKVIYKAIASLQKRIPADLLTALLVVSLRELP from the coding sequence GTGGATAGCCTCCTCAATTATCAACAGGCAACCGACGCCCAGATCTGGGACGATTTTTTGCTGGGTAATAAATTGGCCTATTCATTTATGTACGAGAAATACGCCAGGGCGCTTTACAATTACGGGTATAAAATCGCTCAGAACCGGCAGCTGACGGAAGACTGCCTGCAGGATTTGTTCCTGGCTATACTGGAAACCCGCGAACGGCTGGGCCATACCGACTCGATCAAGTTCTACCTGATGCGCTCGCTTCGGCGCGACATCGTCCGGAAACTAAACAGCCAGCACCGTTTCCTGGACGAGCCGAACCACGAAATAGACTTTAAAATAGAGTTTTATTACGAGCCAACCTGGCTCGATTCGCAAATCAGCAAGGAGCGCTCGGAAGCGGTGCTGCACGAACTGAACCAGTTGCCCGCCCGGCAGAAAGAAGCCCTGTTTCTGAAGTTTTTTGATAACCTCAGCTACGACGAAATCGCGGGCATCATGGGCATTGAAACTACGTCGGCTTATAAAGTCATTTACAAGGCCATTGCTTCTCTCCAGAAACGCATCCCCGCCGATTTGCTGACCGCCTTGCTGGTAGTGTCACTTCGGGAGCTGCCCTAA